The following proteins are co-located in the Pyxidicoccus trucidator genome:
- a CDS encoding DUF507 family protein yields the protein MRLYPKVIPIISREGIQQLMQDGDIEVEPMRVADAEMDLSAIMREYLANEERVNQATREALERRGYDYSKFNQVKREMADVRGFKMGDEGIEYVINQMIEFLLISRNVEEVYAADNVLRQKIFAVMKRHLDVDDEIDKEARSRLKHLQEGTSAFDIEYNKTVEQIRRARGLI from the coding sequence ATGAGGCTGTATCCGAAGGTGATCCCGATCATCTCGCGCGAGGGAATTCAGCAGCTCATGCAGGACGGGGACATCGAGGTGGAGCCGATGCGCGTGGCTGACGCCGAAATGGACCTGTCGGCCATCATGCGCGAGTACCTCGCCAACGAGGAGCGTGTGAACCAGGCGACGCGGGAGGCACTGGAGCGTCGCGGATATGACTACTCGAAGTTCAACCAGGTGAAGCGCGAGATGGCGGACGTTCGCGGCTTCAAGATGGGCGACGAGGGCATCGAGTACGTCATCAACCAGATGATCGAGTTCCTCCTCATCAGCCGGAACGTCGAAGAGGTATACGCCGCCGACAACGTGCTGCGTCAGAAGATCTTCGCGGTGATGAAGCGGCACCTGGACGTGGACGACGAAATCGACAAGGAGGCCCGCTCCCGGCTGAAGCACCTGCAGGAGGGCACCAGCGCCTTCGACATCGAGTACAACAAGACGGTCGAGCAGATTCGCCGCGCCCGGGGTCTCATCTAG
- a CDS encoding di-heme oxidoredictase family protein, producing MRRALLMMGALLLWTPGCGEDAPGAPAAPPRAGGATTIDDRTSLAFAQPAPNLSPEGQALHRVGDGAFAAVFVPAPAPVNPGLGPVYNNTSCNGCHLRNGRGMPVMGPGPQRTQLLVRVSLPDGTPEHPNGAVPVPGFGFQVQDQANYGVRPEAAVTVEWVETQGRYADGTPYSLRTPRVSISPKDGASLPERMLTSLRLPPPVFGLGLLEAVDVSTLRALADPDDRNGDGISGRMNEVWDVAARALAPGRFGWKANSPHLTQQSAEAYVNDMGVTNPLFPEADGTHELSRDTLEAAVFYSQSLGVPARTALDDAEVKRGEALFQTLGCEQCHRESLETGAYPVAEMAHQRIHPYTDLLLHDLGPGLADGRPDGAATGAEWRTPALWGLGLTQTVLPYATYLHDGRALTLEEAILWHGGEAETAREGFRVLSAEDRAAVVEFLGSL from the coding sequence ATGCGACGTGCGTTGTTGATGATGGGAGCGCTGCTGCTGTGGACCCCTGGCTGTGGCGAGGACGCGCCGGGAGCACCGGCCGCACCGCCGCGCGCCGGAGGTGCGACGACCATCGATGACCGCACGTCGCTGGCCTTCGCCCAGCCGGCCCCCAACCTGTCGCCGGAAGGGCAGGCGCTTCACCGGGTGGGCGACGGGGCCTTTGCCGCGGTCTTCGTGCCCGCGCCCGCGCCCGTCAACCCGGGGCTGGGGCCCGTGTACAACAACACCTCCTGCAACGGCTGCCACCTGCGCAACGGGCGGGGCATGCCGGTGATGGGCCCGGGCCCGCAGCGCACGCAATTGCTCGTCCGGGTGAGCCTGCCGGACGGCACACCGGAGCACCCCAACGGCGCGGTGCCAGTCCCCGGCTTCGGCTTCCAGGTCCAGGACCAGGCCAACTACGGCGTCCGGCCGGAAGCCGCTGTCACGGTGGAGTGGGTGGAAACCCAGGGGCGCTACGCGGACGGCACGCCCTACTCACTGCGCACGCCACGGGTGAGCATCTCACCGAAGGATGGCGCGTCCCTGCCCGAGCGGATGCTGACGTCGCTGCGACTGCCCCCGCCGGTGTTCGGACTGGGGCTGCTGGAAGCGGTGGACGTGTCCACGCTGCGGGCGCTGGCGGACCCGGATGACCGGAACGGGGATGGCATCTCCGGGCGGATGAACGAGGTGTGGGACGTGGCGGCGCGCGCGCTGGCGCCGGGCCGGTTCGGGTGGAAGGCGAACAGCCCGCACCTCACGCAGCAGTCCGCCGAGGCGTACGTCAACGACATGGGGGTGACCAATCCCCTCTTCCCCGAGGCGGACGGCACGCACGAGCTCTCGCGCGACACGCTGGAGGCGGCGGTCTTCTACTCGCAGTCGCTCGGCGTCCCCGCGCGCACGGCGCTGGACGACGCGGAGGTGAAGCGCGGCGAGGCGCTCTTCCAGACGCTGGGCTGCGAGCAGTGCCACCGCGAGTCGCTGGAGACGGGCGCGTACCCGGTCGCCGAAATGGCGCACCAGCGCATCCATCCGTACACAGACCTGCTGCTGCACGACCTCGGGCCAGGGCTGGCGGACGGGCGGCCGGATGGCGCGGCCACCGGCGCCGAGTGGCGCACGCCCGCGCTGTGGGGCCTGGGGCTGACGCAAACGGTGCTGCCGTACGCGACCTATCTGCATGACGGCCGGGCCCTCACGCTGGAGGAGGCCATCCTCTGGCACGGCGGCGAGGCCGAGACGGCCCGCGAAGGCTTCCGCGTGCTGTCCGCCGAGGACCGCGCGGCGGTGGTGGAGTTCCTGGGCTCGCTCTGA